In Leptospira levettii, the genomic window TGCTTTGCTTCCTCTTTCGCTTCCTCAAGAGTGACCTCTTTTCCAACTTTTCCTATTTTTCGTAATTTTCCGGCGACCAAAGGAAGTTGGCCGGAAGTAAAAACCAAATTACCAGAACGTTTGGAAGGAATATAGGCAGCAAGAGCCGCTGGAACGGGAGGGATTTGGATCCCAAGTGCATTCAATTGATCCGTAATAGCCATTGCCATCCAAACTATGGATTCCTTCCCTATGAGACAAAATTTTTTTTACCGAATGCAAAAATTCTAAATTCGAATTGACAATTGGCAGTCAAATATGTAGAGTGCTAACTAAAGTAGCAGACTACGGATAAGAGTGCTAAAAGGAGATTTTGCATGTTATTTCGAATTCTAGACCCACAAACAAAAACTAACCAGTTTTGGAGAGACTTTGATCGTTTGAACGATGAGTTGACTCGTTCCATTTTGAATGACCAATTCGGAAGTTCATCGCATTTTCCTCCTGTAAATGTGTACACAAAGGAAGATGAGGCACTGGTCACTTGCCTTTTGCCTGGGATGGACACAGACCAAATTGATATCAATGTAAAAGACAATATGCTTTCCATCCACGGAAAGAAAAAGGCGGAAGATTTAGCAGAAGGAACAGAAGTTCATCGAAGGGAAATTTTCCACGGTGAATTCCATAGAACTCTTGAACTTCCATTCCGAGTGAACCAAGAACAAGTTTCTGCAAAATACGTAAACGGTGTCTTAAACATTCACCTACCAAGAAGAGAAGAAGACAAACCGAAAAAAGTATCTATCAGCATCGGATAAGATAAGGAGAAGACGATATGAGTACACTGACAACAGATAATAAACAAACGTTAGATGAAAGAGCTGGGGTAAAGGATGTTCAACCACAAGTAAGGGTTTACTCTCCGAATGTAGATGTTTATGAAACAGAAAACATGATTTTATTCCGAGTAGAAATGCCTGGTGTAGATGAAACATCTGTTGAGATTACAATCGAAAAAGACCAACTCCAATTAGAAGGGAAATTCAAAATTGGAACGGAAGAAAAAGGTCAGGTTCGACTTGCGGAATACAAAGAAGGTAATTATTTCCGAAAGTTTACCATTAGCAAAGCGATCGATTCTGAAAAAGCTGTTGCAAAAATGAAAAACGGAATTTTAGAACTTTCGATTCCAAAAATTGAACCGAAAAAAACAAAAATTGAAATTCGAAATTCATAAATCAACAAAGTATGAATTTGAATCAAGGTGGATTGAGATTTTAACTTTATAGAAACAGAAATGAACAAAATAGAAACCCAACAGAACAGACGTTTTGTTGGGTTTTTTTTATACTAGGTCCTTTAGGGACTGGAAAAGGATATCATTTTCTTCTTTTGTTCCAATCGTAATCCGAATGAATTCCTTACAAATTCCATAGGAAAAATACCGGATGAGGATATTTTTTTCCTTTAAGGAAAGGTATAAGTGTTCTGGAGAAATTCCTTGTTTTGGTTTGCAAAATAGAAAATTAGTAGAAGAGTTTGGGATGGTAAAACCTAAGGATTCCAAATTGGTTTTCAGGCGAGAACGTTCTGATAAAACAAGTTTTCGTTTCTCTAGGAAATATTCTTTGTCCTCATATGATGTTTCTGCAATCACTTGGTCAATGATTCCAA contains:
- a CDS encoding Hsp20/alpha crystallin family protein, with translation MLFRILDPQTKTNQFWRDFDRLNDELTRSILNDQFGSSSHFPPVNVYTKEDEALVTCLLPGMDTDQIDINVKDNMLSIHGKKKAEDLAEGTEVHRREIFHGEFHRTLELPFRVNQEQVSAKYVNGVLNIHLPRREEDKPKKVSISIG
- a CDS encoding Hsp20/alpha crystallin family protein, yielding MSTLTTDNKQTLDERAGVKDVQPQVRVYSPNVDVYETENMILFRVEMPGVDETSVEITIEKDQLQLEGKFKIGTEEKGQVRLAEYKEGNYFRKFTISKAIDSEKAVAKMKNGILELSIPKIEPKKTKIEIRNS